The Pseudodesulfovibrio sp. zrk46 genome contains a region encoding:
- a CDS encoding methyl-accepting chemotaxis protein, translating into MLRKVSIRVRMFVLVGAIVVFTVGISLAFLNGMNNVKGLGVDRSADAMHEGEKRKLQVATNSMAVSIGEAIKDIPDEEGKIAVIRKLVDKVRFEEDKSGYFFVYNKTINVALPPKHAAQGKDLGNVKDKNGVYLVRDLEKLAQNGGGYLTYIWPKPGKGDQPKLSYAEMIPGTSMWIGTGVYLDNVADEEARIEASIEEVVVGYQWVLGSVIILVFVIVLMPFCFLLIRSIVLPLNEAVALADQVAGGDLTKNISTEYNDEPGRLTNSLGSMTARLRQTVGTAQVGANQVASGSTEVTESALALADGANRQAASVEEVSSSMEEMISQISRNTENAQQTEKMATQTAEDAQRGGDTVMKAVESIKNIAEKISIIEEIARQTNLLALNAAIEAARAGEAGKGFAVVASEVRKLAERSGTAAAEIGELSATTLAQADEAGNMLTKMVPDIRQTAELVQEISVASLEQDSGAQEINKAIQELDKVIQQNASASEELASTAEEFSANAAQLQQSMAYFNIGKSSYSQPTSRPVVRKAPAAALPQQQAAPAAAPAASQGLDMDMGDDEDFERF; encoded by the coding sequence ATGTTGAGAAAGGTTTCCATTCGAGTTCGCATGTTCGTGCTTGTGGGAGCCATCGTCGTGTTCACTGTGGGCATTTCGCTGGCGTTTCTGAATGGCATGAACAACGTCAAGGGTCTTGGCGTTGATCGTTCTGCCGATGCGATGCATGAAGGCGAAAAGCGTAAGCTGCAGGTGGCCACGAACTCCATGGCTGTCAGCATAGGTGAAGCCATCAAGGATATCCCTGATGAAGAAGGCAAGATTGCGGTTATTCGCAAGTTGGTGGACAAGGTCCGTTTCGAGGAGGATAAGTCCGGATATTTCTTTGTCTATAACAAGACAATCAACGTTGCATTGCCTCCCAAGCATGCCGCTCAAGGCAAGGACTTGGGTAATGTTAAGGATAAGAACGGCGTCTACCTGGTCCGGGATTTGGAAAAACTGGCCCAGAATGGCGGCGGCTATCTGACGTATATCTGGCCCAAGCCGGGAAAGGGAGATCAGCCCAAGCTCTCCTACGCCGAGATGATCCCCGGCACCAGCATGTGGATCGGTACCGGTGTGTATCTTGATAATGTGGCGGATGAAGAGGCTCGAATCGAGGCGTCCATTGAGGAAGTCGTCGTGGGATACCAATGGGTGCTTGGCAGTGTCATCATCCTTGTCTTCGTAATTGTGCTCATGCCGTTCTGTTTCTTGCTGATCCGTTCCATCGTATTGCCGTTGAACGAAGCCGTTGCATTGGCCGATCAGGTTGCTGGTGGTGATCTTACCAAGAATATCTCCACCGAATATAATGATGAGCCCGGTCGGCTTACCAATTCTCTCGGTTCCATGACTGCACGCCTGCGTCAGACTGTCGGAACCGCTCAGGTGGGCGCCAATCAGGTGGCTTCGGGTAGTACCGAGGTGACCGAGTCCGCACTGGCATTGGCAGACGGTGCCAACCGTCAGGCCGCTTCCGTGGAAGAAGTCTCCTCCTCCATGGAAGAGATGATCTCTCAAATCAGCCGTAACACCGAGAACGCACAGCAGACCGAAAAGATGGCTACTCAGACCGCTGAAGACGCTCAACGTGGCGGCGACACGGTTATGAAGGCTGTTGAATCCATCAAGAATATCGCGGAAAAGATCTCCATCATCGAAGAGATCGCCCGCCAGACCAACCTGCTTGCACTGAACGCAGCCATTGAGGCCGCCCGCGCTGGCGAGGCTGGTAAGGGCTTTGCGGTCGTCGCATCTGAAGTTCGTAAGCTGGCGGAACGAAGCGGTACCGCTGCTGCGGAAATTGGTGAACTGTCCGCAACCACTCTGGCTCAGGCCGATGAGGCCGGTAACATGCTTACCAAGATGGTACCGGACATCCGTCAGACCGCAGAGCTGGTTCAGGAGATTTCCGTCGCAAGTCTGGAGCAGGATTCCGGCGCACAGGAAATCAACAAGGCCATTCAGGAACTGGACAAGGTCATCCAGCAGAACGCTTCGGCATCCGAAGAGCTCGCTTCCACCGCGGAAGAGTTCTCTGCCAATGCCGCTCAGTTGCAGCAGTCCATGGCCTACTTCAATATCGGCAAGAGCTCCTATTCCCAGCCCACAAGTCGCCCCGTAGTTCGCAAGGCTCCGGCCGCTGCACTCCCCCAGCAGCAGGCCGCACCTGCCGCAGCTCCGGCCGCCAGTCAGGGACTCGATATGGATATGGGAGATGATGAAGACTTCGAACGCTTCTAA
- a CDS encoding DUF3088 family protein → MSKDILFLLQGDFMRGLEGPFYCPDCIALEGLLAYFPRLRDELDVVHLQFERPRPAIVEVLGEDHQDSPSLVLADPAKAKEWDLPVKEANGRHFMDDEKSILMYLSLAYGVSRSPR, encoded by the coding sequence ATGAGTAAAGACATTCTGTTCCTGTTACAGGGCGATTTCATGCGCGGCCTTGAAGGCCCATTCTATTGCCCGGATTGCATAGCACTGGAAGGGCTGCTCGCCTATTTCCCGCGACTGCGCGACGAACTCGACGTGGTCCATTTGCAATTTGAAAGGCCACGCCCCGCCATCGTTGAAGTGCTGGGCGAAGATCATCAGGACAGCCCGTCGCTGGTTCTGGCTGATCCAGCCAAGGCCAAAGAATGGGACCTGCCGGTAAAAGAGGCCAACGGCAGACATTTCATGGACGATGAAAAGTCCATCCTCATGTACCTGAGCCTTGCGTACGGAGTTAGCCGTTCGCCTCGATAA
- a CDS encoding radical SAM/SPASM family putative metalloenzyme maturase: MTEQRPYPSKLYVETTTRCNLRCSMCVKQAEGACIPEGDMPMEVFHALKPAFPHLDGLILNGIGEPLLTKDLVDMVAVARKSMPREATISFQTNGLLMTKRKAMELVHAGLDTICLSVDMVGDDGVFHGDEEVDRIVHAFAHLREAAKSVGRKLRIGVEFVLMRDTAESLPHSIEWAADQGASFVLVTHMLPYGEASADQELFNPNTEQSMAEFARWQTEAEELGLDIAGYFGKAWKINRSAEDERVVRFITERKRDALARNIPIHTSSLLKWSTPEKLAEQQWLASILEQAQAVADACGMEVTLPPVTATHERHCDFVEKGVAHITTDGDVRPCYFLWHEYSCFMDGGAKQVTPKTFGNVLQNDILDIWQSAPYAAFRHDVLDYAYPYCSNCSVVPCSDVTGIMGEFEHDCHGTSVPCGHCVWCMGGVRCLV, from the coding sequence ATGACAGAACAACGCCCCTATCCATCCAAGCTCTACGTGGAGACCACCACACGCTGCAACCTGCGGTGCTCCATGTGTGTGAAGCAGGCTGAAGGCGCATGCATCCCAGAGGGAGACATGCCTATGGAAGTCTTCCATGCCCTCAAGCCCGCATTTCCGCATCTGGACGGACTCATTCTCAACGGCATTGGCGAACCGCTACTGACCAAGGACCTTGTGGATATGGTGGCCGTGGCTCGTAAATCCATGCCGAGGGAAGCCACCATCAGCTTCCAAACCAACGGACTGCTCATGACCAAGCGCAAGGCCATGGAGCTGGTCCATGCCGGGCTGGATACGATCTGCTTGTCCGTGGACATGGTGGGCGATGACGGTGTTTTTCATGGCGATGAAGAGGTGGACCGTATTGTCCACGCCTTCGCTCATCTGCGCGAAGCCGCTAAATCCGTAGGGAGGAAGCTGCGTATCGGCGTGGAATTCGTACTCATGCGCGACACAGCCGAGTCTCTGCCCCACTCCATTGAATGGGCCGCAGATCAGGGCGCGTCCTTTGTACTGGTAACCCACATGCTGCCCTATGGCGAAGCCTCTGCAGATCAGGAGCTGTTCAACCCCAACACCGAACAATCCATGGCAGAGTTTGCCCGCTGGCAGACCGAGGCTGAGGAATTGGGCCTCGACATCGCCGGGTACTTCGGCAAGGCGTGGAAGATCAACCGCTCTGCTGAGGATGAACGAGTGGTCAGGTTCATCACCGAGCGAAAACGAGACGCCCTTGCCCGCAATATCCCCATCCACACTTCCAGCCTCCTCAAGTGGTCGACACCGGAGAAGCTGGCCGAACAGCAATGGCTGGCCTCCATCCTCGAGCAAGCCCAAGCTGTGGCTGATGCCTGTGGCATGGAAGTTACCCTGCCACCAGTCACCGCCACCCATGAACGCCACTGCGATTTCGTGGAAAAGGGTGTAGCCCATATCACCACTGACGGCGACGTGCGTCCCTGCTATTTCCTGTGGCACGAATATTCCTGCTTCATGGACGGCGGCGCCAAGCAGGTCACACCCAAGACCTTTGGCAACGTGCTCCAGAACGACATCCTCGATATTTGGCAGAGCGCACCGTACGCTGCATTCCGTCACGATGTGCTGGACTATGCCTACCCATACTGCTCCAACTGCTCAGTGGTTCCGTGTTCTGATGTCACCGGTATCATGGGTGAATTTGAACACGATTGCCACGGCACCAGCGTTCCGTGCGGCCACTGTGTGTGGTGCATGGGCGGGGTCCGCTGCCTGGTTTAA
- a CDS encoding YceI family protein produces MNTQLGDRLNAKDVVAFLERGEGALVDTLTPEHFEARHIPGALNACVYEMTFLETVAKLVPDKDTSIMLYGAGTNSRDSITAADKLARAGYSDVSVFTGGLEEWREKGHPLGGLAADQADPPHPQLELESRTYSLVNDESIIKWTGRNNNGGHHGTLSLSEGELDAEGDPVGSFVIDMTSIRNIDLEGDELHPVLEAHLNSDDFFFTTMFPEARFETTQIRIVEDGHSTRPNAMIQGYLSVRGVSNEIAFPAHIRNLEDARISISANLDIDRTQWDVIYGSSRFFRHLGYHVVYDFISLDFRLVLE; encoded by the coding sequence ATGAATACGCAACTTGGAGATCGTTTGAACGCGAAGGACGTGGTTGCATTTCTCGAACGGGGCGAAGGAGCATTGGTGGACACTCTGACGCCCGAACACTTTGAAGCCAGACACATTCCGGGTGCGCTCAATGCCTGCGTCTACGAAATGACCTTTCTTGAAACCGTGGCAAAGCTTGTGCCGGACAAGGACACCTCGATAATGCTGTATGGAGCCGGCACCAACTCTCGGGACAGCATCACTGCCGCCGACAAGCTGGCCCGCGCAGGCTACTCGGATGTCTCCGTCTTTACCGGAGGCCTGGAAGAGTGGCGCGAGAAAGGACACCCGCTTGGTGGGTTGGCAGCCGATCAGGCGGACCCACCCCACCCTCAGTTGGAACTCGAGAGCCGCACTTATTCGTTGGTCAACGATGAATCCATCATCAAGTGGACCGGCCGCAACAACAACGGCGGACACCACGGCACTCTCAGCCTGTCCGAAGGAGAGCTGGATGCTGAAGGCGATCCGGTCGGTTCCTTTGTCATCGACATGACCTCCATCCGCAACATTGACCTAGAGGGCGACGAGTTGCATCCGGTTCTGGAAGCGCATTTGAACTCGGACGATTTCTTTTTCACCACCATGTTCCCGGAAGCCCGCTTCGAGACCACTCAAATCCGCATCGTGGAAGACGGCCACTCCACTCGTCCCAATGCCATGATTCAGGGGTACCTCTCTGTGCGCGGCGTTTCCAATGAGATCGCTTTCCCGGCCCACATCCGCAATCTCGAGGACGCCCGCATCTCCATCTCCGCCAACCTCGACATCGACCGCACCCAATGGGACGTCATCTACGGCTCTTCCCGCTTCTTCCGCCACCTCGGCTACCATGTGGTGTATGACTTTATCTCCCTCGACTTCAGACTGGTGCTTGAATAA
- a CDS encoding PAS domain S-box protein → MSDEQKSKKELIAELKALRAQLSESRSFPSNEPGTVEYHRFLDGLPQAVYEVDLELRLTYVNARIMELFGATTKNEVLGKSLGNFVHPDDLDRAKRNALKSIRDGLSPGHEYKALRKDGHIFPIRVFSQGIYEDDKPIGLRGAIIDLSALKKTEEALKQSATHYRTLFEHTGTAMAIFGEDAIISQINTQFSILSGYPSEEVEGKKSWMDFIRPERIRQVGDCDNLDPMATSNMPCTYQSPFVTLDGKEKQVQIFIQMVPDSKDRICSLIDITEAVKAEEALRESETYYRTLFGSTGTAMAIVDQKSIIKSCNPQFEAIVGLPKKEIEGKRSWFSIVDPEDLELARSYHERRTQGDSSTPGDYEFTCLTADDERKHIHVFVQLIPGSEDRICSMLDITDRKLAEKALLASEARYELVVKGANDGLWDWDLETNEVYFSPRYKEMLGYADEEFPNVAESWTSHVHPDDLEHTIAANMECIDGKVDLFEVVYRLRHKDGTYRWIHGRGTGAKDENGKVYRMAGTHTDITDRKVHEQTTNALYAISKAVSTTQDLQELYGQIHNSLDEVLDATNFFISLYQPEEDRISVTYVRDNVDEYTTIENISDSKVSSPTVEIIRTGKTLFLSAADPEALKEWDRIGMIGTMPKSWVGVPLKIKDKIIGTMTVQHYTDPHRYTKADVALLETVSGQVALAIERKANEEALTHLNEELESKVIKRTSELEKKAAELEKVNRRLTELDKIKSGLVSSISHELRTPLTSIRGFAKLTGKDFTRHFLPLAKSSQQEKKGRRIKANLGIIESEGERLTRLINDFLDINKIESGKTVWNDTFLNPCAIVRQAVNAQSGAFADKSEVDLITDLPESVPPIHADPDKIQQVIGNLLNNAFKFTARGHVCVNLKSHLDSITITVSDTGEGIPENELERVFDKFHKLRSGDTVNVHDQGTGLGLAICREIVEHYGGSIWVDSTMGKGSEFSFSLPAIPGSTTACDD, encoded by the coding sequence ATGAGCGACGAACAGAAAAGCAAAAAGGAACTTATCGCCGAACTAAAGGCATTACGCGCGCAACTCTCTGAAAGCCGCTCTTTCCCCAGTAACGAACCAGGTACCGTCGAGTACCATCGATTTCTGGATGGACTGCCCCAGGCCGTCTACGAAGTGGATTTGGAGTTACGGCTGACCTACGTCAACGCACGTATCATGGAGTTGTTCGGCGCAACGACAAAAAACGAAGTTTTAGGCAAGAGTCTCGGCAACTTCGTTCATCCCGATGATCTGGATCGGGCCAAGCGCAATGCCCTCAAATCCATCCGTGATGGGCTCTCTCCAGGGCATGAATACAAGGCATTGCGAAAAGACGGTCACATCTTTCCCATCCGCGTCTTTTCCCAGGGCATATATGAAGACGACAAGCCCATCGGCCTGCGCGGCGCCATCATCGATCTGAGCGCTCTCAAGAAAACGGAAGAAGCCCTTAAGCAAAGCGCCACCCACTACCGCACCTTGTTCGAGCACACCGGAACGGCCATGGCCATTTTCGGCGAAGATGCCATCATTTCCCAGATCAACACCCAATTTTCTATCCTGTCCGGCTATCCTTCCGAAGAAGTGGAAGGTAAAAAGTCATGGATGGACTTCATCCGACCGGAGAGAATCCGTCAGGTCGGCGACTGCGACAATCTCGACCCCATGGCGACGAGCAACATGCCCTGCACCTACCAGAGTCCATTCGTCACTCTCGACGGCAAGGAAAAGCAGGTCCAGATTTTCATTCAGATGGTTCCCGACTCCAAGGACCGCATCTGCTCGCTCATCGACATTACCGAAGCTGTTAAAGCAGAAGAGGCGCTCCGCGAAAGCGAGACATATTACCGCACCCTGTTCGGCAGCACCGGTACGGCCATGGCAATCGTGGACCAGAAGTCCATCATCAAGAGCTGCAACCCACAATTCGAAGCAATCGTCGGACTGCCCAAGAAAGAGATTGAAGGCAAGCGAAGCTGGTTTTCCATCGTGGATCCTGAGGATTTGGAGCTGGCACGCAGCTATCACGAAAGACGGACCCAGGGCGACAGCAGCACTCCGGGTGACTATGAATTTACCTGCCTGACAGCTGACGACGAAAGAAAACACATCCACGTATTCGTCCAGCTCATCCCTGGCTCAGAAGACCGCATCTGCTCCATGTTGGATATCACTGACCGGAAGCTCGCTGAAAAAGCTCTTCTTGCCAGTGAGGCCCGCTATGAGCTGGTGGTAAAGGGAGCCAATGACGGGCTGTGGGACTGGGATCTTGAGACCAACGAAGTATATTTTTCCCCGCGCTACAAAGAAATGCTGGGCTATGCTGATGAAGAGTTCCCGAACGTGGCCGAGTCGTGGACCAGTCATGTGCATCCGGACGACCTTGAACACACCATCGCTGCAAATATGGAGTGTATTGATGGCAAGGTAGACCTGTTTGAGGTGGTTTACCGGCTCCGGCACAAGGATGGCACCTACCGCTGGATTCACGGACGTGGCACTGGCGCCAAGGATGAGAACGGCAAGGTGTACCGCATGGCGGGCACCCACACCGACATCACCGACCGCAAGGTCCATGAACAGACCACCAATGCTCTCTACGCCATCTCCAAGGCGGTCAGTACCACTCAGGATCTTCAAGAGCTGTACGGGCAGATCCACAACAGCCTGGACGAAGTCCTCGATGCCACCAACTTTTTCATTTCTCTCTACCAGCCAGAGGAAGACAGAATCTCTGTGACCTATGTCCGCGACAACGTGGATGAATACACGACCATCGAGAACATCAGCGATTCAAAAGTCAGCAGTCCCACAGTGGAGATCATTCGTACAGGCAAGACCCTGTTTCTCTCCGCAGCCGACCCTGAGGCCCTCAAGGAATGGGACCGCATCGGGATGATTGGCACCATGCCTAAATCATGGGTAGGTGTGCCCCTCAAGATCAAGGACAAGATCATCGGCACCATGACGGTTCAGCACTACACGGACCCGCATCGCTACACCAAAGCCGACGTGGCTCTGCTGGAGACCGTCTCCGGTCAGGTGGCTCTGGCCATCGAGCGTAAAGCCAATGAAGAAGCTCTGACGCACCTTAACGAAGAACTGGAGAGCAAGGTTATCAAGCGTACATCGGAGCTGGAGAAAAAGGCGGCGGAACTGGAAAAGGTCAATCGTCGGCTCACGGAACTGGACAAGATCAAGTCCGGTCTGGTCTCCTCCATATCCCACGAATTACGTACGCCGCTGACCTCAATTCGTGGTTTTGCCAAGCTCACGGGCAAGGATTTCACCCGCCATTTTCTCCCTCTCGCCAAATCCTCCCAGCAAGAAAAGAAGGGACGCAGAATCAAGGCGAATCTCGGGATTATCGAGAGTGAAGGCGAGCGCCTGACTCGTCTCATCAACGACTTTCTGGATATCAACAAGATCGAATCGGGCAAGACGGTGTGGAATGATACGTTCCTCAACCCCTGCGCCATCGTACGGCAGGCGGTCAACGCCCAATCCGGTGCCTTCGCGGACAAGTCCGAGGTGGATCTCATCACTGATCTGCCCGAATCCGTGCCTCCCATTCACGCCGACCCGGATAAGATCCAACAGGTTATCGGCAACCTGCTTAACAACGCGTTCAAATTCACGGCTCGCGGACATGTCTGCGTCAACCTGAAGTCTCATCTGGACTCCATCACCATAACGGTATCCGATACGGGCGAAGGTATTCCGGAGAATGAACTGGAGCGCGTGTTCGACAAATTCCACAAGCTCAGAAGCGGCGACACGGTCAACGTCCACGATCAAGGCACCGGCCTTGGACTGGCAATCTGCCGAGAAATCGTAGAGCACTACGGCGGCTCCATCTGGGTTGATTCAACGATGGGCAAAGGCAGCGAGTTTTCCTTCAGCCTGCCCGCCATCCCCGGCAGCACCACAGCATGTGACGACTAA